The Sphingobium sp. JS3065 genome includes a region encoding these proteins:
- a CDS encoding autotransporter assembly complex protein TamA produces the protein MGSRQAKRVRQALGLMMLAASPLPLMAQSPPAPSPPPQEEPILPDGEFEARLPKPGEADAPLPSIDEWIDRQMPPPGAAQQLPPAVEPLEERELAQPLPPLDSVQVPLQVATDNDPGEKTEAVRYSVAIEGFGRTGLEDAFRDSSSLVDGGGKADTAAMLQARAHEDEALAVRLLYSEGYYDGTALASLDQAGDGTLKAIVSVTPGKRYKIGDIVIHAGPTVPPGLIRDSLPLRTGDFIIAAAVEGAEANVGVKLPEKGYPFAQVGQRDILLDPATATGDYSLPVETGPRGSFRGITTTGGKQAFGADHMKVISRFKPGELYDSRKVDDLRRALVATGLFSSIAVDPVRTNEPGPDGTEYVDLNVVQEAGKPRTLAGELGYGTGQGFRAEGTWTHRNLFPPEGAVIASVVAGTQEQGASGTFRRSNAGKRDKSFQTGIAVNHQNYDAYEAYTVGLNIGWSRQSTPIFQKRWTYSYGAEVLLTNEQVVVDPATADKTRRTYFIGGLPVQIGYDRSNDLLNPTRGFRANLRAEPEGSLQGSFSPYLRATFDLTGYYPLSDALVIAGRTRVGTISGAKRDDVAPSRRIYAGGGGSVRGYGYQELGPKDVNNDPIGGRSVNEFAVEGRYRFGDYGVVAFVDAGQVYESSMPQFSNIRYGVGVGGRFYTNFGPFRADIAMPINRQPGESKFALYIGIGQAF, from the coding sequence ATGGGTTCCAGGCAGGCGAAGCGGGTTCGGCAAGCCTTGGGTCTGATGATGTTGGCGGCCTCCCCCCTCCCCCTGATGGCCCAGTCGCCCCCCGCGCCTTCGCCGCCTCCGCAGGAGGAGCCGATCCTGCCCGACGGCGAGTTCGAGGCGCGGCTGCCCAAGCCCGGCGAAGCGGACGCCCCCCTGCCCTCCATCGATGAATGGATCGACCGGCAGATGCCGCCACCAGGCGCGGCGCAGCAACTGCCGCCCGCGGTCGAACCGCTGGAGGAACGCGAACTGGCGCAGCCGCTACCGCCGCTCGACAGCGTGCAGGTGCCGTTGCAGGTCGCGACCGACAATGATCCCGGGGAAAAGACCGAAGCGGTCCGCTATTCGGTGGCGATAGAGGGTTTCGGCAGGACGGGGCTGGAGGATGCGTTCCGCGATTCCTCTTCGCTGGTCGACGGCGGGGGCAAGGCGGACACGGCGGCCATGCTCCAGGCCCGCGCCCATGAGGATGAGGCGCTGGCCGTGCGGCTGCTTTATTCGGAGGGCTATTATGACGGGACCGCCCTCGCCTCTCTGGATCAGGCTGGCGACGGGACGCTGAAGGCCATCGTCTCCGTCACGCCGGGCAAGCGCTACAAGATCGGCGATATCGTCATCCATGCCGGGCCGACCGTGCCGCCGGGCCTGATCCGCGACAGCCTGCCGCTCAGGACGGGCGATTTCATCATCGCCGCGGCGGTCGAGGGCGCGGAAGCCAATGTCGGCGTCAAGCTGCCGGAAAAGGGCTATCCCTTCGCCCAGGTGGGGCAGCGCGACATATTGCTCGATCCCGCGACGGCGACGGGCGACTATAGCCTGCCGGTCGAAACGGGGCCGCGCGGGTCGTTCCGGGGGATCACGACGACCGGCGGCAAGCAGGCCTTCGGCGCCGACCATATGAAGGTCATCAGCCGCTTCAAGCCGGGCGAGTTGTACGACAGCCGCAAGGTGGACGATCTGCGCCGGGCGCTGGTGGCGACGGGGCTGTTTTCCAGCATTGCGGTCGACCCGGTCAGAACCAATGAACCCGGCCCGGACGGCACCGAATATGTCGACCTGAACGTCGTGCAGGAGGCGGGCAAGCCGCGCACGCTGGCGGGGGAACTGGGCTATGGCACGGGACAGGGCTTCCGCGCCGAGGGGACATGGACGCACCGCAACCTCTTCCCGCCCGAAGGCGCGGTGATCGCCAGCGTCGTCGCCGGGACGCAGGAACAGGGCGCGTCCGGCACCTTCCGCCGGTCCAATGCGGGCAAGCGCGACAAGAGCTTCCAGACCGGCATTGCGGTCAACCACCAGAATTACGACGCCTATGAAGCCTATACCGTCGGGCTGAATATCGGCTGGTCGCGCCAGTCGACGCCGATCTTCCAGAAACGCTGGACCTACAGCTATGGGGCGGAGGTGCTGCTGACCAACGAGCAGGTGGTGGTCGATCCGGCGACGGCGGACAAGACGCGGCGGACCTATTTCATCGGCGGCCTGCCGGTGCAGATCGGCTATGACCGATCCAACGATCTGCTGAACCCGACCAGGGGATTCCGCGCCAATTTGCGGGCAGAGCCGGAGGGGTCGTTGCAGGGCAGCTTTTCCCCCTATTTGCGGGCGACCTTCGACCTGACGGGCTATTATCCGCTGTCCGACGCGCTGGTGATCGCCGGGCGGACGCGGGTCGGCACGATCAGCGGGGCGAAGCGGGACGATGTGGCGCCGTCGCGGCGCATCTATGCGGGCGGCGGCGGGTCGGTGCGCGGCTATGGCTATCAGGAACTGGGGCCGAAGGACGTGAACAACGATCCCATCGGCGGCCGGTCCGTCAATGAATTCGCGGTCGAGGGCCGCTACCGCTTCGGCGATTATGGCGTGGTCGCCTTCGTCGATGCGGGCCAGGTCTATGAAAGTTCGATGCCGCAATTTTCCAATATCCGGTACGGCGTCGGCGTAGGCGGGCGCTTCTACACCAATTTCGGGCCGTTCCGCGCCGACATCGCCATGCCGATCAACCGGCAGCCGGGCGAATCCAAATTCGCGCTCTATATCGGCATCGGGCAGGCATTCTGA
- a CDS encoding translocation/assembly module TamB domain-containing protein: MAEETPTTIIREGRPLWQRIALGVVGLAVALVVLTAGLLLFLNTQPGKTFLIRQIAALKLESGMAIEVGRIDGSIYSDMTIRNLVLRDPKGIFAVSPEVHVVWNPFRYIDNHISVRLLESPLVVLARSPQFNITKTDPNAPILPDLDIDVDRLKIAKFLVARPVIGQKREIAIDGVTHIADGRAILSADAVVDSGDRLQAKLDAVPAQNRLSMQGTLTAPKNGVIAAMSGLTDGFTARLDGRGTWQAWDGRLVATSARGELANIALAARDGNFTAKGPVRPGLVLAGTVDRLTTPQLDVDLLAGVNERRVNLKGSLKSPALSATANGLIDLGKSRFSALRIDAVLLTPGAIMEKVKGRDVRASVILDGPMATPFIDYDLTAKQLAFDATGIENLKASGRAVIDVDRIRIPVSATASRVTGLNAAAGGLLRNLRVKGDFAYAAGKLISDNLKIDSDRVDATAIVLADLDNAIYRGALKGRVNDYRIDGVGIVNLNTDVHLVPGPKGGFGLDGRFGVRTARWENASVRDFLGGNAVMSGRIGMTPQGKFTLAGLKGAAPNFRVHSGSGSYDTDGAIAFDAAATSNRYGPLALTVRGTMERPQAVLRAARPNVGVQLHDVVAKLNGEAAGYRLETTGGSPYGPFFANVLIRTARGPLTIDISKARFAGVDMHGTVQQSAAGPFTGQLAMNGSGITGTARLTAVGKAQGARIDATASNARLPGEADVMIGRALLTANMVLTDQPRITADLQMANAAYGDYVVRKARGRIDYQGGRGRAQLVADGSTGVPFSLAVNAALRPTLYAVALEGKASNIPFRFAQPAIIRIEKAGYRLEPATLVLPQGRVDLAGRFGQQTAMQARFKDFDLAIVNMATPGLGVSGKATGTLDFAQSGSDFPTATTRLAISGFRRSSLTTVSDPVSMAVEGKLSGAGGDMRGLIRRGNATLGRFVATLAPPGPGASWVERLQSAPLGGGIRYAGPAEVLFSFAGLAGQQLSGPVAVAADFGGRLGAPRLNGIVRAKALTYENESFGTRVTQMRLDGRFTNDRLDLRDFSGRAGDGTVQASGTVGLAAENGYPMDIAVKLDRARIARSEAITSVVSGTLNISNSPANGGLIKGDLWLPETRYRVAWQGGSDIRQLTGVRRRGEGADLLDQRLATRQAAARPTAWKLDIRLRADNEIYVTGMGLDSEWKTNMRVTGTATDPRVVGKIEVIRGRYSFSGHQFDLQQGIITFNGPMMNPTLAIRADTKISEVTAGIAVGGTAQRPDIAFVSTPTLPQDEILARILFGDNVANLSATQAIQLAAALNGLRGGGGGLNPMGKLQNASGVDRIGIVGGDEATGRGTSLAVGQHISNNIYVEVITDPKGFTATQLEISLSKTLSLLSKTGTNAGSSANLRYSKDY, encoded by the coding sequence ATGGCTGAGGAAACCCCCACCACCATCATCCGCGAAGGGCGGCCCCTCTGGCAAAGGATCGCGCTGGGCGTCGTCGGCCTTGCCGTCGCGCTGGTGGTGCTGACGGCGGGCCTGCTGCTGTTCCTCAACACCCAGCCGGGCAAGACATTCCTCATTCGCCAGATCGCCGCGCTGAAGCTGGAATCCGGCATGGCCATAGAGGTCGGCCGGATCGACGGGTCGATCTACAGCGACATGACCATCCGCAATCTGGTGCTGCGCGACCCCAAGGGCATCTTCGCGGTCAGCCCGGAAGTGCATGTGGTGTGGAACCCCTTCCGCTACATCGACAACCATATTTCGGTGCGGCTGCTGGAAAGCCCGCTGGTGGTGCTGGCCCGCAGCCCGCAGTTCAACATCACGAAGACCGATCCCAACGCCCCCATCCTGCCCGACCTGGACATCGACGTCGACCGGCTGAAAATCGCCAAATTCCTGGTCGCAAGGCCGGTCATCGGCCAGAAGCGCGAAATCGCCATCGACGGCGTGACGCACATCGCCGATGGCCGGGCGATCCTGTCGGCCGACGCGGTTGTGGACAGCGGCGACCGTTTGCAGGCGAAGCTGGACGCCGTGCCCGCGCAGAACCGCCTGTCCATGCAGGGCACGCTGACCGCGCCCAAAAATGGCGTGATCGCGGCGATGAGCGGCCTGACCGACGGCTTCACCGCGCGGCTGGACGGCAGGGGGACATGGCAGGCCTGGGACGGGCGGCTGGTCGCGACCTCGGCCAGGGGTGAGTTGGCCAACATCGCGCTCGCGGCCCGCGACGGCAATTTCACCGCGAAGGGGCCGGTGCGCCCCGGCCTGGTCCTTGCCGGAACGGTCGACCGGCTGACGACGCCGCAACTGGATGTGGACCTGCTAGCGGGCGTCAACGAACGGCGGGTGAACCTGAAAGGGTCGTTGAAATCGCCTGCCCTTTCCGCCACGGCGAACGGCCTGATCGACCTTGGCAAGAGCCGGTTCAGCGCGCTCAGGATCGACGCCGTTCTGCTCACCCCCGGCGCAATCATGGAGAAGGTGAAGGGACGCGACGTCCGTGCCTCCGTCATTCTGGACGGGCCGATGGCGACGCCCTTCATCGATTATGACCTCACGGCGAAGCAACTCGCCTTCGACGCCACGGGGATAGAGAATCTGAAGGCCAGCGGGCGCGCCGTGATCGACGTCGACCGCATCCGCATTCCGGTCAGCGCCACCGCCAGCCGCGTCACCGGCTTGAACGCGGCGGCGGGCGGCCTGCTGCGCAATCTGCGGGTGAAGGGCGACTTCGCCTATGCCGCCGGCAAGCTGATCAGCGACAATCTGAAGATCGACAGCGACCGGGTGGACGCCACGGCCATCGTGCTGGCCGATCTGGACAACGCCATTTACCGCGGCGCGCTCAAGGGCCGGGTCAATGATTACAGGATCGACGGCGTCGGCATCGTCAACCTCAACACCGATGTGCATCTGGTGCCGGGGCCGAAGGGCGGCTTCGGCCTGGACGGCAGGTTCGGCGTGCGCACGGCGCGGTGGGAGAACGCCTCCGTCCGCGATTTCCTGGGCGGCAACGCGGTCATGTCCGGCCGCATCGGCATGACGCCGCAGGGGAAGTTCACCCTTGCCGGATTGAAAGGCGCGGCCCCCAATTTCCGGGTCCATAGCGGCTCCGGCAGCTACGATACCGATGGCGCCATCGCGTTCGACGCCGCCGCGACATCGAACCGATATGGGCCGCTGGCCCTTACCGTGCGCGGCACGATGGAACGGCCGCAGGCCGTGCTGCGCGCCGCCCGGCCCAATGTCGGCGTGCAGTTGCATGACGTCGTGGCGAAGCTGAACGGCGAGGCGGCGGGCTATCGGCTCGAAACCACCGGCGGGTCGCCCTATGGTCCCTTCTTCGCCAATGTGCTGATCCGCACGGCCAGGGGTCCGCTGACCATCGACATCAGCAAGGCGCGCTTCGCCGGGGTCGACATGCATGGCACCGTGCAGCAGAGCGCCGCCGGTCCCTTCACCGGGCAACTGGCGATGAACGGGTCCGGCATTACCGGCACGGCCCGGCTGACGGCTGTGGGCAAGGCCCAGGGCGCGCGGATCGACGCCACCGCCAGCAACGCCAGGCTGCCGGGCGAGGCCGATGTGATGATCGGCCGGGCACTGCTCACGGCCAACATGGTGCTGACAGACCAGCCGCGGATCACCGCCGACCTGCAAATGGCCAACGCCGCCTATGGCGACTATGTCGTGCGCAAGGCGCGGGGGCGGATCGACTATCAGGGCGGGCGCGGGCGGGCGCAACTGGTCGCCGACGGATCGACCGGCGTGCCCTTCTCCCTCGCGGTGAACGCGGCGCTACGCCCCACCCTCTATGCCGTCGCGCTGGAGGGCAAGGCGAGCAACATCCCCTTCCGCTTCGCCCAGCCCGCCATAATCCGCATCGAAAAGGCGGGCTATCGTCTCGAACCCGCAACCCTGGTGCTGCCGCAGGGCCGGGTCGATCTGGCGGGCCGTTTCGGCCAGCAGACCGCGATGCAGGCGCGCTTCAAGGATTTCGACCTGGCCATCGTCAACATGGCGACGCCGGGCCTGGGCGTCAGCGGCAAGGCGACCGGCACGCTGGACTTCGCCCAGAGCGGCAGCGACTTTCCCACCGCGACCACGCGCCTTGCGATCAGCGGCTTCCGCCGATCCAGCCTGACCACCGTGTCCGATCCGGTGTCGATGGCGGTCGAGGGCAAACTGTCCGGCGCGGGCGGCGACATGCGCGGCCTCATCCGGCGCGGCAATGCGACGCTGGGCCGCTTCGTCGCGACGCTGGCCCCGCCGGGACCGGGGGCGAGTTGGGTCGAACGGCTGCAATCGGCGCCCTTGGGCGGCGGCATCCGCTATGCCGGGCCGGCCGAGGTGCTTTTCTCCTTTGCGGGGCTGGCGGGGCAGCAATTATCCGGGCCGGTCGCGGTCGCGGCGGATTTCGGCGGACGGCTGGGCGCGCCGCGCCTCAACGGTATCGTGCGCGCCAAAGCGCTGACCTATGAAAATGAAAGCTTCGGCACCCGCGTCACGCAGATGCGGCTGGACGGGCGCTTCACCAACGACCGGCTCGACCTGCGCGACTTTTCCGGGCGCGCTGGCGACGGCACGGTGCAGGCCAGCGGCACTGTGGGGCTGGCGGCGGAGAACGGCTATCCCATGGACATCGCCGTGAAGCTGGACCGCGCCCGCATCGCCCGCAGCGAGGCGATCACCAGCGTCGTCAGCGGCACGCTGAATATCAGCAACAGCCCGGCCAATGGCGGCCTTATCAAGGGCGATCTGTGGTTGCCCGAAACCCGCTATCGCGTCGCCTGGCAGGGGGGCAGCGACATCCGCCAGCTTACCGGGGTGCGGCGCAGGGGCGAGGGCGCCGACCTGCTCGACCAGCGTCTCGCCACGCGGCAGGCGGCGGCCAGGCCCACGGCATGGAAACTCGACATCCGCCTGCGCGCCGATAATGAGATCTACGTGACCGGCATGGGACTCGATTCCGAATGGAAGACGAACATGCGCGTCACCGGAACCGCCACCGATCCTCGCGTGGTCGGCAAGATAGAGGTGATCCGGGGCCGGTACAGCTTCTCCGGCCATCAGTTCGATTTGCAGCAGGGCATCATCACCTTCAACGGGCCGATGATGAACCCGACGCTGGCGATCCGCGCCGATACGAAGATCAGCGAGGTGACGGCGGGCATAGCAGTGGGCGGCACGGCGCAACGGCCGGACATCGCCTTCGTTTCCACCCCGACGCTGCCGCAGGATGAGATATTGGCGCGCATCCTGTTCGGGGACAATGTGGCGAACCTCTCCGCGACCCAGGCGATCCAGTTGGCGGCGGCGCTCAACGGGCTGCGCGGCGGCGGCGGCGGGCTCAATCCGATGGGCAAGCTGCAAAACGCCTCCGGCGTCGACCGCATCGGCATCGTCGGCGGCGACGAAGCCACCGGGCGCGGCACATCGCTGGCGGTCGGGCAGCACATCTCGAACAATATCTATGTGGAGGTGATCACCGATCCCAAGGGCTTCACGGCGACCCAGTTGGAAATCTCGCTCTCCAAGACGCTCAGCCTGCTGTCGAAGACCGGCACTAACGCGGGATCGTCTGCCAATCTGCGCTATTCGAAGGATTATTGA
- a CDS encoding ferredoxin--NADP reductase, whose amino-acid sequence MNDVTIEKPVLEPTGALSVETVLSVRHWNEHLFSFRITRPASFRFRSGEFVMIGLQGDNGKPLLRAYSVASPAWDEELEFLSIKVQDGPLTSKLQLIQPGDQIYLGRKPTGTLVTDALLPGKRLFMLSTGTGLAPFLSLARDPDVYEFYEQVVVVHSVRRVSDLAFHDELSGKLAEDPLVAEQAAAQFHYVPTVTREPFRNNVRIDKLVETGALFEGIAGEAKFNPETDRIMMCGSMEMIKQFGAWFEEHGFAEGSNAAPGAYVIERAFVG is encoded by the coding sequence TTGAACGACGTGACGATCGAAAAGCCGGTACTGGAACCGACCGGCGCGCTTTCAGTGGAAACCGTGCTGTCCGTGCGGCATTGGAACGAGCATCTTTTCAGCTTCCGCATCACCCGCCCGGCGAGCTTCCGCTTCCGTTCGGGCGAATTCGTGATGATCGGGCTTCAGGGCGACAATGGCAAGCCGCTGCTGCGCGCCTATTCGGTCGCCAGCCCCGCCTGGGACGAGGAACTGGAATTCCTGTCGATCAAGGTGCAGGACGGTCCGCTGACATCGAAGCTGCAATTGATCCAGCCGGGCGACCAGATTTACCTGGGCCGCAAGCCGACCGGCACGCTGGTGACCGACGCGCTGTTGCCGGGCAAGCGGCTGTTCATGCTGTCGACCGGCACGGGCCTCGCGCCTTTCCTCAGCCTGGCGCGCGATCCGGACGTCTATGAATTTTACGAGCAGGTCGTGGTGGTGCATTCGGTTCGCCGGGTGAGCGACCTGGCCTTCCACGACGAATTGTCGGGCAAGCTGGCGGAAGACCCGCTGGTGGCCGAGCAGGCGGCGGCGCAATTCCATTATGTGCCGACCGTGACGCGCGAGCCGTTCCGGAACAATGTGCGCATCGACAAGCTGGTCGAAACGGGCGCGCTGTTCGAGGGCATAGCGGGCGAGGCGAAGTTCAACCCGGAAACCGACCGGATCATGATGTGCGGCAGCATGGAAATGATCAAGCAGTTCGGCGCCTGGTTCGAGGAGCATGGCTTTGCCGAAGGCTCCAATGCGGCGCCGGGCGCCTATGTGATCGAGCGTGCTTTCGTCGGCTGA
- a CDS encoding phosphoenolpyruvate carboxykinase encodes MQAKSSFTLDQQGISTSAVQYWNLGTAPLVEAALANGEGILAKDGPLVVKTGKHTGRSASDKFIVRDAETESAVWWGKTNVPMTPEHFAALKADFFAALGQKDKLYVADLFGGSQPEHRVNVRVINEFAWHNLFIRTLLVRPGADELAGFAPEYTIIDLPTFQADPARHGSRSETVIAVNFTEKLILIGGTRYAGEMKKSVFGILNYLLPTQGVMPMHCSANIGPNGDTAVFFGLSGTGKTTLSADASRTLIGDDEHGWSDTAVFNFEGGCYAKMINLSAEAEPEIFATTKRFGTVLENVVIDEETREIDLDDNSLAENSRGSYPIDFIPNASEKNLGPVPKNIIFLTADAYGVLPPIARLTPEQAMYHFLSGYTARVAGTEIGVTEPTATFSTCFGAPFMPRHPSVYGNLLKERINKGGVTCWLVNTGWTGGKYGVGKRMPIKVTRALLNAALDGSLNSAEFRTDPNFGFQVPVAVPGVEATILDPRATWADKAAYDETAGKLVKQFVDNFAQFEDHVDASVRSAALTAA; translated from the coding sequence GTGCAGGCCAAATCCTCTTTCACCCTCGATCAGCAGGGCATTTCCACAAGCGCTGTTCAATATTGGAATCTGGGCACCGCTCCGCTGGTCGAAGCCGCGCTCGCCAATGGCGAAGGCATTTTGGCGAAGGACGGCCCGCTGGTCGTCAAGACCGGCAAGCATACCGGCCGGTCGGCAAGCGACAAGTTCATCGTGCGCGACGCGGAAACCGAATCCGCCGTCTGGTGGGGCAAGACCAACGTGCCCATGACGCCGGAGCATTTCGCCGCGCTGAAGGCCGATTTCTTCGCCGCCCTGGGTCAGAAGGACAAGCTCTACGTCGCCGACCTGTTCGGCGGATCGCAGCCTGAACATCGCGTCAACGTGCGCGTCATCAACGAATTCGCCTGGCATAACCTGTTCATCCGCACGCTGCTGGTTCGTCCCGGCGCGGACGAGCTGGCCGGCTTTGCGCCTGAATATACGATCATCGACCTGCCGACCTTCCAGGCCGATCCGGCCCGCCATGGCAGCCGCAGCGAAACCGTGATCGCGGTCAACTTCACCGAGAAGCTGATCCTGATCGGCGGCACCCGCTATGCCGGAGAGATGAAGAAGTCGGTGTTCGGCATCCTCAACTATCTGCTGCCGACGCAGGGCGTGATGCCGATGCATTGTTCGGCCAATATCGGCCCGAACGGCGACACCGCCGTCTTCTTCGGCCTGTCGGGCACGGGCAAGACCACCCTGTCCGCCGACGCCAGCCGCACGCTGATCGGTGACGACGAGCATGGCTGGTCGGACACCGCCGTCTTCAATTTCGAGGGCGGCTGCTACGCCAAGATGATCAACCTGTCGGCCGAGGCCGAGCCGGAGATCTTCGCCACCACCAAGCGGTTCGGCACGGTGCTGGAAAATGTCGTGATCGACGAGGAAACCCGCGAGATCGACCTGGACGACAACAGCCTGGCGGAAAACAGCCGCGGTTCCTACCCGATCGATTTCATCCCGAACGCATCGGAAAAGAATCTGGGTCCGGTGCCGAAGAACATCATCTTCCTGACCGCCGATGCTTACGGCGTCCTGCCGCCGATTGCGCGTCTGACGCCGGAACAGGCCATGTACCACTTCCTTTCGGGTTATACCGCGCGTGTCGCGGGCACCGAAATCGGCGTGACGGAGCCGACGGCGACCTTCTCCACCTGCTTCGGCGCGCCGTTCATGCCGCGTCACCCCTCCGTCTACGGCAATCTGCTGAAGGAGCGGATCAACAAGGGCGGCGTCACCTGCTGGCTGGTCAACACCGGCTGGACCGGCGGCAAATATGGCGTCGGCAAGCGCATGCCGATCAAGGTGACTCGCGCCCTGCTGAACGCGGCGCTGGACGGCAGCCTCAACAGCGCCGAATTCCGCACCGATCCGAATTTCGGTTTCCAGGTGCCGGTGGCGGTGCCGGGCGTCGAGGCGACGATCCTGGATCCGCGGGCGACCTGGGCCGACAAGGCGGCCTATGACGAGACCGCCGGCAAGCTGGTGAAGCAGTTCGTCGACAATTTCGCGCAGTTCGAGGACCATGTCGACGCTTCGGTGCGCAGCGCCGCGCTGACGGCCGCCTGA
- a CDS encoding response regulator transcription factor has protein sequence MTATIALVDDDKNILTSVSIALQTEGFLTRLYSDPEAALKALVENPADLAVFDIKMPRMDGLELLRRLREKSHMPVIFLTSKADELDEALGLAMGADDYISKPFSQRLLIARIRAILRRSEARKVDATPDEPVAEPIVRGRLEMDPARHRVKWMGRDVTLTVTEFLILETLAARPGVVKNRNQLMDAAYQDDVYVDDRTIDSHIKRLRRKFREADPEFNAIDTLYGAGYRFSEEV, from the coding sequence ATGACCGCAACCATCGCTCTGGTGGATGATGACAAGAATATCCTGACCTCCGTCTCCATCGCCTTGCAGACGGAGGGGTTTCTGACGCGCCTCTATTCGGACCCGGAGGCGGCGCTGAAGGCGCTGGTCGAAAACCCCGCCGACCTGGCCGTATTCGACATCAAGATGCCGCGCATGGACGGCCTGGAACTGCTGCGACGGCTGCGCGAGAAGAGCCATATGCCGGTCATCTTCCTGACGTCCAAGGCCGATGAACTGGACGAGGCGCTGGGCCTGGCCATGGGCGCGGACGATTATATCAGCAAGCCATTCTCCCAACGGCTGCTGATCGCGCGCATCCGGGCGATCCTGCGCCGGTCGGAGGCCCGCAAGGTGGACGCCACACCGGACGAGCCGGTCGCCGAACCCATCGTGCGCGGGCGGCTGGAGATGGACCCGGCCCGCCACCGGGTGAAATGGATGGGCCGGGACGTGACGCTGACCGTCACCGAATTCCTGATCCTGGAAACGCTCGCCGCGCGCCCCGGCGTGGTCAAGAACCGCAACCAGTTGATGGATGCCGCCTATCAGGATGACGTCTATGTCGACGACCGCACCATCGACAGCCACATCAAGCGCCTTCGCCGCAAGTTCCGCGAAGCCGACCCCGAATTCAACGCGATCGACACCCTCTATGGCGCCGGCTACCGCTTCTCAGAAGAAGTCTGA
- a CDS encoding stimulus-sensing domain-containing protein, with amino-acid sequence MAPATASQKKSDAGPGLSWSGRISLTPRILAVNVFALALLAGGFFYLDSYRTRIVDDRLQQSARELQLLAIGLENAPADRQNALIAAYARQTQDRVRRYDPEGRLIADSFAMDVPRYRLRLPEEEEWQRHVARFLDKLIDRIVSADRPPNFREPAVDRAQAWPELVVARKSGRTQAVNRYAPDRTFMISAAVNVQDGSSLLATENARDITRIVRAERFRLGMVLAAAVLASVLLSLFLARTIVQPLQRLARAAVRVRLGRAREVTVPRLPDRRDEIGMLARALSDMSHALRQRIDATDAFAADVSHELKNPIASLRSALDALDRVDKPELRAQLMAIAQDDVRRLDRLVTDIAEASRIDAQLSRTRFEPIDLGLLIERMVVAREARGVPRGVRLAFARPRKNVAVVLGEEQRIIRVLDNLIDNAVSFSPEGGLVQIVATVADNEVLVSVEDQGPGVPESEREHVFRRFHSVRPEDEAFGKHSGLGLAIARSIVEGHQGKISIADRQDAQSGACFIMRLPMAVERDPGIVSE; translated from the coding sequence ATGGCGCCGGCTACCGCTTCTCAGAAGAAGTCTGACGCGGGTCCGGGGTTGAGCTGGTCCGGCCGGATCAGCCTGACCCCGCGCATCCTGGCGGTCAATGTGTTCGCGCTGGCGCTGCTGGCGGGCGGCTTCTTCTATCTCGACAGCTATCGCACGCGCATCGTCGACGACCGGCTGCAACAGTCGGCCCGCGAACTCCAGTTGCTGGCCATCGGCCTGGAAAATGCGCCCGCCGACCGGCAGAACGCGCTGATCGCCGCCTATGCGCGGCAGACCCAGGATCGCGTCCGCCGTTATGACCCGGAAGGACGGCTGATCGCGGACAGCTTCGCCATGGACGTCCCCCGCTATCGCCTGCGCCTGCCGGAGGAGGAGGAATGGCAGCGCCATGTCGCCCGCTTCCTCGACAAGCTGATCGACCGCATCGTATCCGCCGACCGACCGCCCAATTTCAGGGAACCGGCGGTCGACCGGGCGCAGGCCTGGCCCGAACTGGTGGTGGCGCGAAAAAGCGGCCGGACCCAGGCGGTGAACCGCTATGCGCCCGACCGCACCTTCATGATTTCGGCCGCCGTCAATGTGCAGGACGGCTCCAGCCTGCTCGCGACCGAAAACGCCCGCGACATCACCCGCATCGTCCGGGCCGAACGCTTTCGCCTGGGCATGGTGCTGGCGGCGGCGGTGCTGGCGTCGGTATTGCTTTCGCTGTTCCTGGCCCGGACCATCGTGCAGCCGTTGCAGCGGCTGGCCCGCGCGGCGGTGCGGGTGCGCCTCGGCCGGGCGCGCGAAGTCACCGTGCCGCGCCTGCCCGACCGGCGCGACGAGATCGGCATGCTGGCCCGCGCTTTGTCGGACATGAGCCATGCGCTGCGCCAGCGGATCGACGCCACCGACGCCTTCGCCGCCGACGTCAGCCATGAACTGAAGAACCCCATCGCCTCGCTGCGCTCCGCGCTGGACGCGCTGGACCGGGTGGACAAGCCGGAACTGCGCGCCCAGTTGATGGCCATCGCGCAGGACGATGTGCGGCGGCTCGACCGGCTGGTCACCGACATTGCCGAAGCGTCCCGCATCGACGCCCAATTGTCGCGCACCCGGTTCGAACCGATCGACCTTGGCCTGCTGATCGAGAGGATGGTCGTCGCCCGCGAGGCGCGGGGCGTCCCCCGCGGCGTGCGCCTGGCCTTCGCCCGCCCGCGCAAGAATGTGGCGGTGGTGCTGGGCGAGGAACAGCGGATCATCCGCGTGCTCGACAATCTGATCGACAATGCCGTGTCCTTCTCCCCCGAAGGCGGACTGGTCCAGATCGTCGCGACGGTGGCGGACAATGAAGTGCTGGTCAGCGTCGAGGATCAGGGACCGGGCGTCCCCGAATCCGAACGCGAACATGTCTTCCGCCGCTTCCACAGCGTCCGCCCGGAAGATGAGGCGTTCGGCAAGCATAGCGGCCTGGGCCTGGCCATCGCCCGCTCCATCGTCGAGGGGCATCAGGGCAAGATCAGCATCGCCGACCGCCAGGACGCGCAAAGCGGCGCCTGCTTCATCATGCGCCTGCCCATGGCGGTGGAACGCGATCCGGGCATCGTTTCGGAGTAA